From Woronichinia naegeliana WA131, the proteins below share one genomic window:
- a CDS encoding IS630 family transposase yields MIKLEFTEEDKRLLSYGRFNHPHPRVQLKMEVLWLKSQGLSHQKIAQFAGVSVNTVTSYIRDYQEGGIEKLKEIKFNRPKSELTEHQGTIEAYFESNPPATINEAVKRIEELTGIKRSPTQVRKFLKSIGMRCLKVGTIPSKADVEAQDSYREKELEPRLEEAKAGKRAVFFVDASHFVMGAFVNFIWCFKRIFIKSPSGRKRFNVLGALNAITHEVIMVTNSSYITGTQVCELLEKIAELGLLIPITLVLDNARYQKCRIVQELAESLGIELLYLPPYSPNLNLIERLWKFVKKKCLYAKYYEDFTQFSAAISGCLEDANVKYKEELDSLLTLRFQRFDKSQIMNV; encoded by the coding sequence ATGATTAAGTTAGAATTTACAGAAGAAGACAAAAGACTGTTGTCTTACGGTCGGTTTAATCACCCGCATCCTAGAGTGCAGCTAAAGATGGAAGTTTTATGGCTAAAAAGTCAGGGATTGTCTCATCAAAAAATTGCTCAATTCGCAGGAGTTTCAGTAAATACGGTGACAAGCTATATCCGTGATTATCAAGAGGGCGGGATAGAAAAACTAAAAGAAATAAAATTTAATCGCCCGAAAAGCGAGTTAACAGAGCATCAAGGGACAATTGAGGCATATTTTGAGTCAAATCCACCAGCAACAATAAATGAAGCAGTAAAAAGAATAGAAGAATTAACAGGAATAAAAAGAAGTCCGACGCAAGTCAGAAAATTTTTAAAGTCAATAGGAATGAGGTGTCTAAAGGTGGGAACAATTCCATCAAAAGCAGATGTAGAAGCTCAGGATAGCTATAGAGAAAAAGAGCTAGAACCAAGGCTAGAAGAGGCAAAAGCAGGAAAAAGGGCAGTTTTCTTTGTAGATGCCTCTCATTTTGTAATGGGAGCATTTGTAAATTTTATATGGTGCTTCAAGAGGATTTTTATTAAGTCACCATCAGGGAGAAAACGTTTTAATGTGTTAGGAGCATTAAATGCAATTACCCATGAAGTAATTATGGTAACGAACAGTTCTTATATTACGGGAACTCAGGTTTGTGAACTCCTAGAAAAGATAGCAGAATTAGGACTATTAATACCGATTACGTTGGTATTAGACAATGCTCGTTATCAAAAATGCCGAATTGTACAGGAGTTGGCAGAATCATTAGGAATAGAGTTACTGTACTTACCTCCTTATTCTCCTAACTTGAATTTAATTGAAAGACTGTGGAAGTTTGTGAAGAAGAAGTGTTTATACGCAAAATATTATGAAGATTTTACGCAGTTTTCTGCAGCAATTTCAGGATGTCTTGAAGATGCTAACGTAAAATATAAGGAGGAGCTTGATTCTCTGCTCACCTTACGATTTCAACGCTTTGATAAATCTCAGATTATGAACGTTTGA
- a CDS encoding transposase has product MTVFSICWSHVLRDFQAMAERTGASQEIGTALLARGYRLFHWWHKARDGTLSKELFIEAVELLRWEMHQELMSAAAIEIGWREKSPLAKTVRTCRKLLKVEAALWTFVYREGVEPTNNSAERALRPAVIWRNLSFGSQSQAGSEFVSRMLTVNHSLKLQGRSVLDFLTQSCLAARLGEQPPSLIPVVQEPAVSNPRPLIFLGVA; this is encoded by the coding sequence GTGACCGTGTTTAGTATATGTTGGTCTCATGTGCTGAGAGACTTTCAGGCGATGGCAGAAAGAACAGGGGCATCACAAGAAATCGGCACAGCATTACTAGCGAGAGGCTATCGCCTGTTTCATTGGTGGCACAAAGCCAGAGACGGCACGCTGTCGAAGGAGTTATTTATCGAAGCAGTAGAATTGCTCAGATGGGAAATGCACCAAGAATTAATGTCGGCGGCGGCTATCGAAATTGGTTGGCGCGAAAAATCGCCCCTCGCGAAAACAGTCCGTACCTGTCGAAAGTTGCTGAAAGTGGAGGCGGCTCTCTGGACGTTTGTCTATAGAGAGGGGGTGGAACCGACGAATAATTCAGCAGAACGAGCTTTGCGACCAGCCGTAATTTGGCGTAACCTCAGCTTTGGTTCTCAGTCTCAAGCGGGGAGTGAGTTTGTGTCGAGAATGCTGACAGTCAATCATTCGTTGAAATTACAAGGGCGTTCTGTCTTAGATTTTCTGACGCAATCATGTCTAGCGGCTCGACTAGGGGAGCAGCCTCCTTCTCTAATTCCTGTTGTTCAGGAGCCCGCCGTCTCAAATCCTAGACCCTTGATTTTTTTAGGCGTTGCTTAA
- a CDS encoding helix-turn-helix domain-containing protein yields MPRLAPKELKLEAKEREHLEKLINRHTTEQQIALRAKIVLLADEGENNREIARKLKISRKMASQWRERWIAGQKSEIEITERIKDAERSGAPAKFKREQILKLFKLACDDPKNYERPISHWTGRELAEELVKQGIVESISPRQVGRLWEEADIKPHQSGYWLNPPPDPNFGEKVNDICQAYESAILGEEKGEKTISLDEMTGIQALERKAPDLPMSQGKIQPTFRRLPPPIE; encoded by the coding sequence ATGCCCCGATTAGCCCCCAAAGAGTTAAAGTTGGAAGCAAAAGAACGAGAACATCTAGAAAAACTGATAAATCGTCATACAACAGAGCAGCAAATTGCCTTAAGGGCAAAAATAGTGCTTCTGGCAGATGAGGGAGAAAATAATCGAGAAATTGCTAGAAAATTAAAAATCAGCCGAAAAATGGCAAGTCAATGGAGAGAAAGATGGATAGCAGGACAGAAAAGTGAAATAGAAATAACAGAAAGAATCAAAGATGCTGAACGTAGTGGAGCACCCGCCAAGTTTAAACGCGAACAAATCTTGAAGTTGTTCAAATTAGCCTGTGATGACCCAAAGAATTATGAGCGTCCGATAAGTCACTGGACAGGACGAGAATTAGCCGAGGAATTAGTAAAGCAAGGAATAGTGGAAAGTATATCTCCTCGACAGGTAGGAAGATTATGGGAAGAAGCAGATATTAAACCCCATCAGTCAGGATACTGGCTGAATCCCCCCCCTGACCCAAATTTTGGGGAAAAAGTGAATGATATCTGCCAAGCCTATGAGAGTGCAATTTTAGGAGAGGAAAAGGGAGAAAAGACTATTTCTCTAGATGAAATGACGGGAATTCAAGCATTAGAGCGGAAAGCACCAGACCTTCCGATGTCTCAGGGGAAGATTCAACCGACATTCCGCAGGTTGCCGCCACCTATAGAGTAA
- a CDS encoding ISAs1 family transposase, whose product MKLRPKYRLVEHFAEIDDPRIERTKRHKLIDILTIAILAVICGAEGWVAMESFGKAKHQWLKKILELPNGIPSDDTFARVFASLNPEQFQDCFLHWVKSIAEVSEGEVIAIDGKTLRHSYDNANGKGAIQMVSAWATANRLVLGQCKVESKSNEITAIPKLLKMLEVKGCIVTIDAMGTQTKIAQQIVGRGGDYVLALKGNQGNLCEDVEQLFAHAQSVNFVGIKHDFHQTIDKGHGRIEIRRCWTMEQTEFLLGGEKWAKLTSICMIKAERRLKDKTEYETRYYISSLPSNAQKLSQSVRSHWLIENSLHWVLDLAFNEDACRIRKDFAPENLAVLRHIALNLLTKENTLKLGTKNKRLRAGWDEDYLLKVLLG is encoded by the coding sequence ATGAAACTCCGACCCAAATATAGACTGGTAGAACACTTTGCCGAAATAGATGACCCTCGCATCGAACGAACAAAACGGCATAAACTCATTGATATTCTAACGATTGCCATCTTAGCCGTCATTTGTGGAGCAGAAGGTTGGGTAGCCATGGAAAGTTTCGGCAAGGCTAAACATCAATGGCTAAAAAAAATTTTGGAATTGCCGAATGGCATCCCCTCCGACGATACGTTTGCGCGTGTATTTGCTAGTCTGAATCCAGAGCAATTTCAAGACTGTTTTCTGCATTGGGTCAAAAGTATAGCGGAGGTAAGTGAAGGAGAAGTGATAGCGATTGACGGCAAAACCCTTCGCCACTCCTATGACAATGCCAACGGAAAGGGCGCAATTCAGATGGTAAGTGCATGGGCAACAGCAAATCGTCTAGTACTAGGACAGTGCAAGGTGGAAAGCAAATCGAATGAAATCACGGCGATTCCTAAACTCCTGAAAATGCTAGAGGTCAAAGGTTGTATCGTAACGATTGATGCCATGGGAACTCAGACAAAGATTGCCCAACAGATAGTAGGGCGAGGGGGAGATTATGTTTTGGCATTGAAAGGCAATCAAGGTAATTTATGTGAGGATGTTGAACAATTATTTGCTCATGCTCAATCGGTTAATTTTGTGGGAATTAAGCATGATTTTCATCAAACAATAGACAAGGGACATGGACGGATTGAAATTCGCCGTTGCTGGACGATGGAACAAACAGAATTTTTGCTGGGTGGGGAGAAATGGGCAAAGTTGACGAGCATCTGTATGATTAAAGCGGAGAGACGATTGAAAGACAAAACAGAGTATGAGACTCGCTACTATATCAGTAGCCTGCCGAGTAATGCTCAAAAATTATCCCAATCTGTTCGTAGTCATTGGTTGATAGAAAACTCTTTACATTGGGTTCTAGACTTGGCCTTCAACGAGGATGCTTGTCGCATTCGTAAGGATTTTGCTCCTGAGAATTTAGCCGTCTTACGCCATATCGCTCTTAACTTGCTCACAAAGGAAAATACTCTGAAACTTGGTACCAAGAATAAACGGCTACGCGCTGGTTGGGACGAGGACTATCTCCTTAAGGTTTTACTCGGATAA
- a CDS encoding SUMF1/EgtB/PvdO family nonheme iron enzyme — translation MAKVALLIGVSEYPPGLNPLPAAVKDIEALGTVLEDPELGNFDSVEILANPDCQEMQFAIETLLENRTKEDLVLLFFSGHGIKDHDYNKLHFATRITRKNNQGRLIVSTAVSAHFVHDLINSPSNRQLKRLVIILDCCFSGAFDPALSAKDGGSIDLQSELGGEGRIVLTASNSIQNAFEQKGADLSVYTRYLVQGIETGLGDLDEDGWVSVSELHDYAARQVQQAAPSMTPQIITLRGNITKNFDIKLAKAKLTDPKQKFREKVTKSVVNGQILPAAKRTLEAYRKQFGLTPEEAHEIIADILRPFQEYRDNLQQYREAFLESCEHQYPLIESELASLRDLQRILALRDEDIEPIQQEIEALFANKSLKKVEIQTITITGIKNGKAIIQSQTKQIELFTEDLGNNILLEMIKIPAGQFWMGQTELEKQELIRQLGEEGYQKLLARELPRHQVSLQSFFLAKYPITQAQYQQIMGDNPSKFKDFEDSFNLPVENVSWEMVREFCQKLSEKTGKNYSLPSEAQWEYACRAGTETPFSLGETITTDYVNYDGNYSYGDEPKGESRRKTTPVNKFFPNAFGLYDMHGNVWEWCEDGWHKNYENAPRDGSSWNDNHSQGSTRVIRGGSWYGNPRYCRSAYRNNSVNHGGYHGFRVVSPQDF, via the coding sequence GTGGCGAAAGTAGCATTATTAATTGGAGTTAGTGAATATCCACCTGGTTTAAATCCTTTACCTGCGGCGGTTAAGGATATTGAAGCTCTGGGAACGGTTTTAGAAGATCCCGAACTCGGTAATTTTGATTCTGTGGAAATTTTGGCCAATCCTGACTGTCAGGAAATGCAATTTGCGATTGAAACCTTATTAGAAAACCGTACCAAAGAAGACTTAGTTTTATTATTTTTTTCAGGTCATGGCATCAAAGATCATGATTACAACAAACTGCATTTTGCCACGCGCATTACCCGCAAAAATAACCAGGGTCGTTTGATTGTTTCGACGGCGGTTTCTGCTCATTTTGTCCATGATTTGATCAATAGTCCTAGCAATCGTCAACTTAAACGTTTAGTGATTATTCTCGACTGTTGTTTTAGTGGAGCTTTCGATCCTGCTTTGTCTGCTAAAGATGGTGGCTCCATTGATTTACAATCTGAATTAGGAGGCGAGGGACGCATTGTTTTGACCGCTTCTAATTCTATTCAGAATGCTTTTGAACAAAAAGGGGCAGATTTATCGGTTTATACTCGTTATTTAGTGCAAGGGATTGAAACGGGTTTAGGGGATCTCGATGAAGATGGCTGGGTATCCGTATCCGAATTACACGATTATGCGGCGCGTCAAGTACAACAAGCGGCTCCCAGTATGACTCCCCAAATAATCACGCTTAGGGGAAATATTACTAAAAATTTTGATATTAAATTAGCAAAAGCAAAGTTAACTGATCCTAAACAAAAATTTCGTGAAAAAGTAACTAAATCTGTTGTAAACGGTCAAATTTTACCCGCTGCTAAACGGACTCTAGAAGCCTATCGAAAACAGTTTGGTCTAACACCAGAAGAAGCGCATGAAATTATTGCCGACATTTTGCGCCCTTTTCAGGAATATCGGGATAATTTACAACAATATCGAGAAGCTTTCCTAGAGTCCTGTGAACATCAATATCCTCTGATTGAAAGTGAATTAGCCAGTTTACGAGATTTACAGCGAATTTTAGCTCTGCGTGATGAGGATATTGAACCAATCCAGCAAGAAATAGAAGCTCTATTTGCTAATAAATCTCTGAAAAAAGTTGAAATTCAGACCATCACAATTACAGGAATTAAAAATGGAAAAGCGATTATCCAAAGTCAAACCAAGCAGATAGAACTCTTTACTGAAGATTTGGGCAATAATATTTTATTAGAAATGATCAAAATTCCCGCAGGTCAATTCTGGATGGGACAAACCGAACTTGAAAAACAAGAATTAATTCGTCAATTAGGAGAAGAAGGATATCAAAAATTGCTTGCAAGAGAACTTCCCCGTCACCAAGTAAGTCTTCAATCTTTTTTTCTGGCAAAATATCCCATTACCCAAGCTCAATATCAACAAATTATGGGAGATAATCCTTCTAAGTTCAAAGATTTTGAGGATTCTTTTAACCTTCCTGTGGAAAATGTTAGTTGGGAAATGGTTAGGGAATTTTGTCAAAAGCTCTCTGAAAAAACAGGAAAAAATTACAGTTTACCCAGCGAAGCCCAATGGGAATATGCCTGTCGAGCAGGAACGGAAACGCCCTTTTCTTTGGGGGAAACAATTACGACTGATTATGTCAATTATGATGGCAATTATTCTTACGGAGACGAACCGAAAGGAGAATCTCGTCGGAAAACAACTCCCGTAAATAAATTTTTTCCTAATGCTTTTGGATTGTATGATATGCACGGAAATGTGTGGGAATGGTGCGAAGATGGTTGGCATAAAAACTATGAAAATGCGCCAAGGGATGGAAGTAGCTGGAATGATAATCATTCTCAAGGTAGTACTAGAGTTATACGCGGCGGTTCTTGGTACGGTAATCCTCGGTATTGTCGTTCTGCGTATCGCAACAACAGCGTTAATCACGGCGGTTACCACGGTTTTCGAGTTGTTTCCCCCCAGGATTTCTAG
- the gatA gene encoding Asp-tRNA(Asn)/Glu-tRNA(Gln) amidotransferase subunit GatA, protein MSSIRALHQQLISQERSAVEIATATLQRIEALEPQLKSFLCVTAEQALAKAKQVDAKIAAGKAIALLEGIPVAVKDNMSTRGIPTTCGSRILEGFVPPYESTVTQKLQDLGAVIVGKTNLDEFAMGSSTENSGYQVTANPWDLERVPGGSSGGSAAAVAAEECVVALGSDTGGSIRQPASLCGVVGLKPTYGLVSRFGLVAYASSLDQIGPFGRTVEDAAILLQAIAGYDAKDSTSLNVPIPDYCQSLKTDLKGVKVGVITETFGEGLEGEVAETVQTAIATLKSLGATVQEISCPRFRYGLPVYYIIAPSEASANLARYDAVKYGIREKANNLLEMYTQTRANGFGTEVKRRIMLGTYALSAGYYDAYYLKAQKVRTLIKEDFDHAFAQVDVLVCPTSPTTAFKAGEKTADPLSMYLSDLMTIPVNLAGLPSISIPCGFDSQNLPIGMQLIGNVLREDILFHVSYAYEQATSWHLQKPTL, encoded by the coding sequence ATGTCCTCTATCCGTGCCCTTCATCAACAACTGATTAGCCAAGAACGTTCTGCTGTTGAAATTGCGACTGCAACCTTGCAACGGATTGAGGCCCTTGAACCCCAACTGAAAAGTTTTCTGTGTGTAACGGCGGAACAGGCTCTGGCCAAAGCCAAACAAGTGGATGCCAAAATTGCGGCGGGGAAAGCGATCGCCCTACTAGAGGGAATTCCAGTGGCGGTAAAGGATAATATGTCAACGCGGGGCATTCCCACCACCTGTGGTTCCCGTATCTTAGAAGGTTTTGTTCCGCCCTATGAATCCACTGTGACCCAAAAGCTTCAGGATTTGGGAGCCGTGATCGTTGGCAAAACTAATCTGGATGAATTTGCGATGGGCAGTTCTACCGAAAATTCAGGCTATCAGGTGACGGCTAATCCCTGGGATTTGGAACGAGTTCCAGGCGGTTCCTCTGGAGGCTCTGCAGCAGCAGTGGCGGCGGAAGAATGTGTGGTTGCTCTAGGGTCAGATACCGGCGGCTCGATTCGTCAACCGGCTTCTCTCTGCGGTGTGGTGGGTTTAAAACCGACCTATGGTTTAGTGTCCCGTTTTGGTCTGGTGGCCTATGCCTCTTCTCTGGATCAAATTGGCCCCTTTGGTCGCACAGTAGAGGATGCAGCTATTTTGCTCCAGGCGATCGCCGGTTATGATGCCAAGGATTCAACCAGTTTAAATGTGCCGATTCCTGATTATTGCCAATCCCTTAAAACCGATTTAAAGGGGGTCAAAGTTGGGGTGATTACGGAAACCTTTGGGGAAGGTCTAGAGGGGGAAGTGGCTGAAACAGTACAAACGGCGATCGCGACTTTAAAATCTCTAGGGGCCACAGTACAAGAAATTTCCTGTCCTCGTTTTCGCTACGGTTTGCCGGTTTACTACATCATCGCCCCCTCGGAAGCTTCAGCCAATTTAGCCCGTTACGATGCGGTGAAATATGGTATTCGAGAAAAAGCTAATAATTTACTGGAAATGTACACCCAAACCAGGGCCAACGGCTTTGGTACGGAGGTTAAGCGTCGCATTATGTTAGGAACTTATGCCCTATCAGCCGGTTATTACGATGCCTATTATCTGAAGGCTCAAAAGGTCAGAACCTTGATTAAGGAAGATTTTGATCACGCTTTTGCCCAGGTGGATGTTTTAGTTTGTCCCACTTCTCCTACTACTGCCTTTAAAGCCGGTGAAAAAACAGCCGATCCTCTCAGTATGTATCTCTCGGATTTAATGACTATTCCTGTCAATTTAGCGGGTCTGCCTTCGATTAGTATTCCCTGTGGTTTTGATAGCCAGAATTTACCGATTGGAATGCAATTGATTGGCAATGTTTTACGAGAAGATATTTTATTTCATGTCAGTTATGCCTATGAACAGGCCACAAGCTGGCACCTTCAAAAACCGACTTTGTAG